The Clupea harengus chromosome 13, Ch_v2.0.2, whole genome shotgun sequence DNA window ACTAGGTGTGTCAGTGAGGGAAAAGTGGCCTAATTTCAGTTGGAGCCCATTCGTGCGCTGCTAGCGAAAgacaaggaagaggaagggcaTGCATGGAAACCAGCTGATCTGGAGATATTTTAACCCATCTGAGAAAGCAAACAGAGATGTATCCATGGGGAAGCAAGCTTAAAGAAGAGATGATTTAGCTGGTGACAAGATCTGAGATTAGCAATCCATCTCTTCCCATCATCCCAATTTTCAACCCCAAAACCAGAAAAAACGACTTGCTTCTTAGTGaccccacctccctcccccctcccaaatACTGTCAACCTCATGGGCACTTTCTCTTGAGAAAAATACAGAGGAGGGACCATATTGCCAGCTGACCGTTGGTGTCGGTTGGAAGGGTCGGACGTTGGCACCACACAGGCTGGTCTGGGGCGGGCTGTGGGTGACTGGGCGGCTGGGTCTGTGGTAAGGGGAGTCCAGCAGACCTGGCGAGCCGAGCCCAGAGAGCGGCCAGTGGCGGCAGGTCCGTCTGTGCAGCTTTCCGCCTGAACAGGTGAGGAGAATGGAGCAGTGGGAGAGCGGCGCACTTCAGCTGCAGCATTAACCTAATTACACGCCGGCCCTGCTAAATAAACACTTATTAAATTTGCATGCTCAAATACACTTATGACCGGAGcaggtccctcacacacacacacacacacgttaatatacacacacgaacatgcacCAGACATGGAAATTCAAATGGAGGGGAAATGATGGAGCGTTACAAACATCTTAACTTGTACCAAAAATGttcctggtgttttttttttcatttcttcattaaACTTTCCAAACAAAGACACGGTCTGCTGAGAGACTGAAAATAAATACGGTTGGATGCTATATGTGACATTTAGTCTGTTGCTCTGACCTCACCTCAATGGACGATGAGAAGACGTTTGTTTCATCAAATGCGAAGATTTTAATCTTAGCCTTCTACTCGTGCGTCTGGTCTAGTAGCTATTGGTCAAAATGCTAGCCTAAATTAAAATGTGACAGAGCGGGGCGGCTGTTTTCAAAATGAAAGGATTTCATAACGTGTCGCCAGTGTCTGTCTAGGCATTTGGCACACATTTCCCCCTGAGTTTTACTGAACAAGACTGCCCCCTACAGTAACCTCTACTGCCATACAGAGAGGTAGATGTTTTGTCCTGACAGTTGTTACTTGACTAGCGAAAAGCAGCAGGCGAGCTTTTGAAAACTGCCTGCGCTGTGTTCATGAATATTTGAAGAGGGCAGGCAGGTGTTTTAATGCCTCTTGCTTTACACTCTCAGCTCTGGAGAGTCGGTCACATCTCAGACTGAGCAGAGAGCTCCCTCTGCCTTACAGAAGATCCCTAATACCTTAATTGTATTTATAGATCAACTTACAGGGGACCACCACTGACGGCAGATTTGTAAATGATTATCTGGTAGTATCcaattataaaaaaaacttcttaCTTTGACTTTAACAAATATGAGGGTGGGTGTTTCAGAAAACATAGATCTACTGTACAGATTAATTCATTTACATTCGTATTTGTACTTCTTCAGATTGCCACATGGGGGCGGACTGGGGCTGACATTTGAAGTTTGCCTACACAATTGATGGGTACTGAATGTGCGGTCAGTGTCCGGGCTGTGTTACAATGCTGCTACTAGGAGGAAAACTTGGGAACGTAGTTTGTCTTGCAAAAGGACATCTACTAACATCGAACAGGCTCAGTTACTGGACTGGTCCAGTCAAACTTGGAGTCTGTCCTGGTCGAGTGATCAtaagatttcacttttttaaaacaaacatcattATCTGCTGTCCTTAGGGAAAATGTTTGCTCATGTTCAATTTTAGTTGATCAGTACAGGCCAGTGGGCTATGGGACCACTCTGGACCAAACCAAAGTGATGGTATTCCACACAAGACAATGCCTGAGGCAAGCACCTTAGGGCAGGTATTCCATAGGCTACTATGTGTCGTAAACAGAAATAGAAATGCCCATATGTATTTCCTTTtcagttagggttagggttaattGTTTCCAAAGAGACTTTAGGAGAAACTACCGGCTTTGAACTAAATAACTCCACCTCAGCGGTAGCCTAATTAGGTGAAGGGGCGAAGAAAACCCTGCAGATTAGGTTTTTGAGTAGACGCTGGATTAACCCTCCGTCTGCATGTAGCTATAAACCACGTCAGCAGATTTATACCCACCCCAAAAGGAGCGGTTCTTGTGTAGAATGCCACTAGCTGCCATACTGTAGTTCCCCATTGAACGTGGACACCTTGCAATACAGCCCGAGTCACCGCGCGACGCCGACAAATTCCTAGACTGGACTGCCTTTCTGTTGATAAGCATCCGATGGTATTCAGTACAAGATGGCGGTGTCTGGCATGGAAAAGGACGGAATAGTGAGTATCTAAACACACTATAACGGCATCCCTTCACCATACGGTATAGTCTGTTCTCTTTTAATGTTCCACTTATTCTGTTGTCTATTACCGATGAGATCGGCTCTGAGGTTGAAGATGTTCGTATTGGAATATACCATAATTATAGGAAACCACCATCCATCTCTTCCGTGCGAATGGCTGTGGCTCCTATCGCCTTCATATTTATGTTAAATGGGATTTGGGCTTGATTTTTAATTAATTGCGTCAGTGCGTGCAAGCGTGGAAGCTACAGGAGCGCTGATCAATAATGTGTTGTTTGCACCCAATCTTTATTTCGGGTTGTTTCACGCGATGCCTGTAGTAGGGCTGTTGGTAGGCTGTTCTAGACTCGTGCACTCCTAAATCTCTTCTGAACACGGCAGATGTTatgacagacttaaggtgtgcTCATGTTAATGTCACACAAAGCCATGGTGGtcctttaaaaatgaaaatcctCCTATCGCCCACTGTTAGCTACAGTAGGCTACGGACCTAGTACAACCATTCTCCCTCAATCTTCCCTTGAAATTGCATTTAAATCCGCacccgtctctctttctattctttTTTGAAAATGAAGAATACCGAAGATGATCATGTCGATAATTCATTCGTGGACCCTGGATTGATCTCTCCGGTCAAGGAGGATATCCCCCGCCTTCTGGTaaagaagatttattttttgttatctTTATTTCCCACAACCACTTTGCTTAAGATACAGGCCTACTCATCTCTAACATGCTTTTCGTGTCGTAGACGGTTCCTTTCAACGGTCGTATCAAAGGTGGGATGAGACCGGGCAAGAAGATCATAGTGATGGGCATCGTAGATCCCGAGCCTGACAGGTGAGTTTTTATTCATTCCACTAATCGTTTTGCGTCACCGTTAGTGATGACAGTAGTCCACGCCCTATGgatctcttttttgttttaatattgtAAACCTTCTCCTGGATATACGGTTTAAAGCACAGCTTGTATTGACAAGAGCTTCCTAGCCACATTTTGTAGATTGCACACACCTTCTTGGCAAGACGTATTTTTAGCACCGCAGCATGGGCTGGGTAGACCATGAGCTGAGATGAGTAGGGAGGCGTGGGTGTTTAAAAAATGGCTATTCCGTGCACTGGGGATATATGGGCGACCATGTCGGAGACTAATCTGATGGTAATCACTGTAGCCTATTTCACCAACGTCATTGCCATATGGTTATGCGCCTACATGAACCATAGGATTATTTTATCCGAAGTAATCTTTATGTCATGGTTGTTTTCATCCTAATATAAATATTTGTCTCTAAATATATTTCACCCTCATCATCCAGTTGACTGTAGACTAAACATTGGTAATTTAAAACCGAATTATCAACAGACCGGACTAGGGACCTTTCATCTTTGCACACTTGACATTCCATAGCGCTTACAGCACGTCCTCTCACATATTTGTTTGTGCGTTTCTATAGCAACTGTTTGTGTAAATATAATCTATCAtcaaatatgatttttttttcttgcaagaTTCAGCATACCCTCTCTCTACTGAAAGTCTCCTTTGGCTACAGAGCCTCTGGGCGTGTACCTGTGATTTGTCCCAGTAACAAATATACTGTTGCTTTGTTAGTGCACTGGTCATATTGATTTGGCtgtgttgtatgtgtctgtctcctgtcctAGCTTTGATGTGAGCCTGACTTGTGGTCCTGTGGGTGACAAGGGTGCCAAGGACCCAAAGACGGACGTGGCCCTCAAACTGAGCGCCCGATTTGCTGACCGCCAGTTCCTTCGCAGTGCTCGCGTTTCTGGGAAGTGGAGTGAGGAAGAGGCGACCATCACCTACTTTCCCTTCATCCAAGACCAGCCCTTCAGGGTAGGCCCCAGCCTTCATGCCTCACATACAAGGGtcttcacatacatgcacccaCACTCATAGACATGTACACTCTCAaattgttcacacacacacacacacacacacacacacacacacacacacacacacacacacacacacacacacacactaccacactctCCGTAACATCCTGATAAACCACAACACCCTTTCACAAGCATACATAGAGGTAGCCTCAGGACGTCATTTACAACTCCCTATACATTCAATCAGAGTGATACGAAACATGCTGTTAAAGTAGTTACCAGCACTTGTTAATGAGAAAATACATTGATTGTATGCTGCAGGacatgtgtgtcctctctctctttttgtttgtttgtttgtttgttggggAGTGGGGGAAGGGCCGTGCATCCTCACAATACTGTGTTGCACTGAATGGAAAGCCCTTGCGGTTACACTTAAGCATACTTTGAAAGCACTAGAAGGGTGCCTGATGTGCCCAGTCCTAGCAGCACTCCCCGGGTCTAGCCAACAGACTCATTTACATCACAAGCCCATCTTAAATGCGATCTTGTGATAGGCTCTTGTTTGGAAGGCAGTTTCAGTTGGAAGTCTTTTCAGTCGGCTACATCAGTTTAAGTTTTGTCCTCATTACATGCTGTTTGGCTTCATGGGTTGTGACTTATTTTGGAAGCggatggctgctgctgctggctgttACTGGCTGCTCGCTGATAAAGGACGCTCAAAGATAACGAGGGGGCCTATTGTTAGGGAATGAAGCGCACTGGATTGAATAAAAACAGGTCACTCCAGTTCTAGATCAGTCAGACGCTGTTCCTGAATAAGCACTGAAGATAAGCAGCCATGCAAAATTAAAGCAAGATCGCTATCGTcttaaaaaatttaaaaaaaggaagacTGGCTTGCTCAATGACACTTTCAGCCCCTCACTAATTATTTTTCTCATTTACTGTATTCATACCTATCGTCTTACACCTCCCCTTCATCTTCTTTAAAatgatcttcttcttcttcctcatcctcctcttcctccttccaattatgttctctctctctctccttcatatCCTGTCCAGATTGAGATCCACTGCGAACACCAGCGGTTCCGGATATTTGTGGACGGCCACGCGCTCTTTGACTTTTATCACAAAGTGAAGTCCTTGCTCTCCATCGACATGGTCAGGATAGACGGGAGTCTACACATCACCAAGCTGGGTTGAGGCCAGCCCCGCTGGAACGCAGGCTGTGTCGGATGGACCTCACTCAGGTGACCCAGGCTCACCTGTCCCCCACCTGATGCACACCCTGCACCGCTTCAGGGGTTCAGGGTTGTTCCCTACTCGATCCTGAGCTCACCAAGGCTTCACCTTCCTCCACCCATGGCTCGTCTCATCTCTTGCTCTCCAGTTCTTTCTAAGGGGCCTTTGGAGGGGGCCCTCATGTCGGTGAATGGTTGCAATGCTCAgctttgtgtgttgtttcttACGCAACGTTTTACGGTTTCgctctcctttcttttcatttatgatttattttccttttgtcAGGGATGTCAAAATAACTCAATATGCACTCTAGGTCCGCAGCAAAGAGCTATAGGGCCGCCTGCTGCATACTTGCTGCTTCAAGACTTAAAAGAGAACTCCAGTATTTTTTTAACCTGAGCCCtgttttcccatctttttggaCCAAGATTTTTACTTGGAacaaaaatgatcggaatcggTCCGCTACtgagttagaacgctataaccTGCAACCGCAAACCAGCAACACAATGTAACCCTATGGGCCAAGAACCACGTCAAAGTAGACCACTTGTTTTGGTATTATACAGTAAGTGTCTGACGGAATGGAAACGATCCCGACCAAGACAGacttgtgtctgtttacctcaatgaCTAGAAAGAAGCTGTAGAAAATGATTGGTGAAAGGTAAAGTAatgactgtagagagagagagagagagattttctaCAGATGTTTGGCAGttactgaggtaaacagacacaggtctatctctgtagggaccATTTCCATGTTgtagacacttataataacattatgagcctctcagtggcaaaaacaagcggtttactttgaagCAGATGTTTGCCTCGTTGTATAGTTCTAACTCAATGTCGGACCGCTATCGatcgtttttgtccctagtgAAAAATGTGGAtccaaaaagatgggaaaataggacCCAGGAAAAAAATACTGGAGTTCTGCTTTAGGTGCAAAATTATGAGTATTACTAGTGTTAGTCTCACAATGGGGAAAAATGTATAGTTAAAGCACTCAGGAAATAATTTTAggtgtatttattcatttaaaaacgCATATTTTGTAACCGATTAAAGATTTATGGTAATAGCTGTACATTGATTATCATCAGCATTCATGTTTATCAGCTTAGCACACAGTATTAGCgtatctctcttcctgtcaaaTTGGGTACAGTGCTTTTCACAACTACTTACATTTCAAACCCAATGAACGAATTACAAGGACAAAACAATATTGTGGTCTCTTCACAAAGTAGCAGCATTTTGATTGATGTTCTTGATGTCATTGAAGATTCTTTTATATAGCTCTACTCCCAAGTTTCAGTTCATTGCAACCATTCATTTTTTAGATTTAAATCATGCGCTGACATACTGTAGAATGTAATAGACACAGTCATGTTGAAGCCCTTAAAAGAAGTGATGAAGGATTAGGCAAGGCTCAGAGCTGAATcctctttttattttaaatcagTCAACACGCATTTCGCAAAGTTTGGAATTACAACACTCCAACTACACAAAATTCTCGAAGGAATGGTTTTACTATGATATGCAACACATGGATTGGGATTGGATTCAGGCTTTAACTGGAGTTATGAAGCAGTTTTACAGTGATACATTTgtaagaaaacagaaaataaatacaaatacagccGTTGACCTATTTTGCAGAAACTGTAAGGAGCTTCTCTCAAAGTTTACAGTAGTGTTAGATTTCTGTGATTGTCATGGTGATGGAGAACCCCACAGGGCTGATTAGTGTTTGTCTTGAATGTACAGCACAGTACTTCTGGTTCTCACCGTGGTATAAATATGCGGTGAACATAAAACCTTTTACAAAATAGACCTGTcatcttttttcttccctcaatatgaaatgttcatttcattttattcttAAACTCTTATTCCATTTTATGCCGCAAGGCTATGCTGCCATTTTGGGCGATTTTTATCAAGTTTTTCTTTCACTGCATTTTTCCCCTTTCCATGTGCGAAAGTCTCCTCTGGGAGCTTGCCTGCTGTCAGGCTGTCAGCGTGCATGTCTGGTACCTTATGTTGGCACCTTTTCTCACATGGAGTTCGATCTCGAGCTCGATCGTTTCATTTGCTAATTAACATTGCGCAGTAGCACAGGGGAAGCATCGCTAGTCAGCTCATAAGGATTGTGTTACTGTTCGTCAAGCGTCCCTTCAGATGCCCAGGCCAGTTTGTTCATCAGACCCATGGCACCTGAGTAAtcatctccgtgtgtgtgtgtgtgtgtgtgtgtgtgtgtgtgtgtggctgaaacATGACACCCAGCCCTCATGGTAGCCCGCAGTGATCAGTGTTTTTGCTCCCTGCACTGCCACAGCACGTCTGTATCAAGTTTAAATACCTCCTGAGAGCAGTATAAGACTCTTAATAAAGCCATGTTACTGAGTTTGTATTCTTGTTCGTTTCCCCCACCCCCGCTGTGTGGTCCAGTGGTCTGCTGTTCCTCTGGAACTTCTGATCTCTCCTGAGCTCGTTTCTGAGCTGGTGCAGTTGAGGTGTGGGTGGACGCGCTGAGTTCACTGTGAGTCAGTCTCTCCGTGTGCCGTGGACCGTAGCCCAccccgtccgtctgtctgtctgtctgtctgcccactCTCGGGCTCTGCCTCTCTGGAGGGGAGGCTGGATGAGTGGGGCTGGGTGTCCTGGAGGGAGAATATGGTACAGAGAAGCTATTGTGCTCTGCTGAAGTTGACCATTGTCCAGCTCACTGCTCTCATTGTCAGACGCGCTTTGGTCCTGCTTCGCTCCTCCCACCGGCTGACTCCGCAGTTGAGTTTGTTTACTATTGAGGTGCGTTGTCATGGATGAGCCATCGGAAATGTTCCAGATGGGGGTGCTCCTGCTGTTTTCCATGGTTTCCCAGCAGATGTTTGATCACAAAGAGCACCGTGAGGCAGTCTGCATGTGCAGTCTCTCCTTGTGCTGCTGGGTGCTACTTGCTGTGTTATGAAGTCGTCTTAATCCCTTAAAATTCAAACCGGTGCTCAGAACTTCTTTTTACGTTCACTAGAGTAGAGTAGTAAAGCAATAAAATGCACATCTTTGGGTAATACTCTGATTTAGCGCAACAGCTTATCTGGCACAGTCTTCCCAAATTGGAGCAACTGGCAAGTGTCTTTTGCATTGCGGGTTATTGTTCCTTTTGGACAAAGACCCAGAAATATGGGAAAACTACAGCATTAGTGGAAATCACATGCCCAGGCTTGGCAGTGTGGTTCTGAAATACTATTTTCCCTGCTTGTTCTAAATCTTATCTTGGCTATGTTGGTgctttctgtgttctgtgaataAGCGGAGCAGATAGATGCCTCTTTGGGTCCTTTTTGAACGTTAATCAATGTGTCTACTCCACCCAGCGCAGTGCCGCTCTCAGAAGAAGCAGGCACACTTGAGAGATGCTCAGCAGATCAAAGGAAAAGAAGGGAAGCCCAGGATTAAAGTCTTTTTCACAACTGGGTCGGGCGTGTTACTGTCAAGTCAAATTGGTATAATTGGAGTtttgaacctttt harbors:
- the lgalslb gene encoding lectin, galactoside-binding-like b, whose translation is MAVSGMEKDGINTEDDHVDNSFVDPGLISPVKEDIPRLLTVPFNGRIKGGMRPGKKIIVMGIVDPEPDSFDVSLTCGPVGDKGAKDPKTDVALKLSARFADRQFLRSARVSGKWSEEEATITYFPFIQDQPFRIEIHCEHQRFRIFVDGHALFDFYHKVKSLLSIDMVRIDGSLHITKLG